A window of Pseudochaenichthys georgianus chromosome 11, fPseGeo1.2, whole genome shotgun sequence genomic DNA:
AACTTTGATCCTCAACTATCCAACCAACCTGCAATACTTCTGACTGAGTGGAGTCAGAGTGGTCATGGTGTGCAGGTGTTCAGTAGTTCCGACATAACTTTAAAGCTTTTTTTTAATGAGGAAAAACCAGCGTTGTGCGCATGTGCACACCTGAGCGTGCTACACCTGTTGGAGCCACTTATAATCAGGTAATTGCTGCTGAAGATGCGGTCTCGCGGACGTTGAGAAGCAGCTGTGTGTCGTTTTCAGGCTGTATTACAGAAGTATAACTGCACATAGCTTTACTGAAGACTAAGTAATAATACCAAGTGTATCACTTATTTCTCACCAGAGCAGCTCGCCTTTCAGTCATGAATCCTCCAACAGACAGAGACGAGACGCACCCAACAGGTAACGTTTTAAATGGCGTATCCCCACCTTGTGCTACGAGCAAAAATGCTACACGGCGTTAAAGTTACTTTTAAACACTTAAACTAATAAGCTAAACTCCTCGTCTGTTTATAGACTCTACTGtctttatttatgcattttgaCAATATGGGATGTTGGATGCATTTATGTGCTAAACAAATCACTTGTTGTGTCTAAACTGCctctttaaatgttattattattgaatTCAATATAGACCACGTTATAATTTACTAACGGCTAATTTAGCATCTAATTTAGCTTTACAGACGTTTACCCTATGTTCTATGCTATGACTATTTTACTGATGTGCTGTTGTGTTGATTTATTTCAGAGTATAGGTTTCAACGTATTTCGATTTTCAAAGTTATAATGCTTTTGGTGCACTCTTTCCTACTTTGTACAACCACTGGTGCACATCATTTTACCTTGATATATCAAGTTCTATCTTAATATATAGCTAGCGTCttttacatttcacattttatgaTAACCTTAATACATTATGTTTGTGTTACCACCATCTATAACACTATTGATACTGATGTATTGTCTGAGTCATGTACCTAttaagctaacatgctaattACCATTCTTTGATCGCAGCACTCAAATGTGTGCATATTCTACTTTACATCAAGAAAAAATCAATAAGTTTGAAGAAGGGGGACAGTGGTGGGATATGTTCTTTATTTAATTCCCTAAAACTCTGTTTTCAAATCAACCTGTAAAGAAGAATCAGCAGATCAATCCATCATGATAATAATCTAATAATATTCTGTTgtcttgtgtgtgtttctcagaGCACTACATGCCCCAACCCACATCCTCAGGAGCGGGAGGGTTGTACCTGGACAGCTATGAAGTCTCTTTTCCTCTGGAGGAGAGTATCGAGAGACCCCCTGCTTATCACCTGAACCAGGGTCAGCCGATGATGGACGGTATGCCACGTCTACTACACATGACCACTGCTTTTCTATGTGTTCCTAGTTTTATAATGAAGCAGCTAATGCACTGTGATAGTTCATAGTACAAGTTATTCTATATGTTCCCGTTGTCACAATGCATTCAATAGATGTTTTAAATCTGGTAATTGTTTTAGTACTAATATAGAAAATGAGGGGTAGTTTTTTCAAAGAGACAGTTAACCCTCTTTTAACAAGCATGTTAAAACCCAAAGATAATTTAAGTCGAGATACAAATGAAACATACTTTCCTACCTATAAAGTCATCAATTACATTGCTTCACCACTTTTTTCTTTCAATGttttttgactttttatttCAGTTTTTCAAATATCTTCATGTGTTTCCTCCTCTTTTTTGCTTCTTTACCTTATTTGGTAAAGCAGCTTAGCATAACATGTTCACTACTCTACGTCAGGAATTAAACAAATTGTAGAAATCAACCTCAAAATGTAAAGTTCTTATCGGCTGGTCTTTATTTATGTGCTCAGGATAAATCTTTTGGACAATAAGTGACATTGTTGTACACTACTGCTGTATACATTTATGACCGCAGTCACAATAACTTATGTttaatacagtctatggtttaatGGCTGTTCTCCTGCAGGGCCTGTGGTGCACGAGCCCCCTCACTCCCAGTACAGCCCTTTCATCCTGATCTCTAACCTGCGAGCTCACCTGTACGTCACTCTGGAGAAGAACACCTGGCTGCAGAAGCGCATCGAGGATATGGAGGAGGAACGCAACTTCCTGCGCTGTCAGCTGGACCGATTCATCATCAACATGCGGGGTCCGGAGGGTGAGGAGTCAGCTAACGATTGTTGTATTTAGTTTGTTGTTTTGTTAAAAGGAACAGTTTTTAAATTCATCCACATCAACAAGTGATCATGAGGTTAGGATGAACATAATTATTTATTTCTCTAAATATAATGCAAGGTGTGTTTTTAAAATAACAGATGAGTAAGGAGGAATTTCAATTCACATATGTGTGCAAATATTCAGAATACATAGCTAAGATGGGTAAATTATACACGTGAAAACATAATATAACAACATATTTAAGTAAATAAAAAAGGTACTTGCACACTTGAAACATTGATTATTACAATGTAAGACTAGTAAAAGGAATTTCTATTTAAGGAACATATGTATAAGTATAagtgttttcttttaaatatgtaaCATTTTAATGCAATTAAATGCAATCAGTAATTTAGTTTTACGAGCAACAACCTTTTTATGAAATACACAAATTATTATTTAAACTATaaaaatgcttaatttattattaaCACAGATGTTTTAATGCAAAACATTTATCTGCCTAGTTATAAATACCTACAGCTTTAGAACACGAGTGAACTGGACGGACCTTCTGAGAGCGCATACTCTTGGACGGTCCCGTCTCCTGAGTTAAGGAGTAACTCTACTCCCCTACAATGACAGATTGGTCTGCAGACCCCCAGCGTGGAGTGAAGGTCCAGCCTGCcagccccccctcccctccctcccccatGACCACCCGGTCTGGGATGACCCTGAAGCGTCTGCCGGGAGCGGCCCCTCGGCCCCGCCGCGCCTCTGCCTTCCCCGGTGAGACATTACTGCACCCTATCAAGTTGGTAATATAGGAACTTGCTTTTTTTACACATCTCTGTCATTCTCAAATATCACATAGAGACTGTCATAAGATGATGATCAACTAATGGATTAGAAGAAAATCACTCATCCAAACTATTTTGAAgtcaactattcattataataattacattacaaacatttttcatGCATAAACAGCAGAAATGTCTTTCTTCAGCCACTCGAATATGGCAATTTCCTGATTTCTCTCTGTACCATCAAACCAAATTCAGTTGGTTTTGGactgatacaaatattttatgaaCAAGCAATTAAATAGATCTTGTAAATTGATAGTGTTTCTGCCCTTTACATGAaattactttattttctttgcTGCAGTGAAGCAGGAATTTCATCTGGATGAGGATCAATTCTACACGGAGGATGAGTTtgttgaggaagaggaggaagaagaggaagaagaagattcgTCGGTGGAGAAGGGCTCAAAGAAGAAGGGCCGAGGGCGAGCCAACGGAGAGCCGAGGATGAAGATGAGGAGGATCTTCAGGATCACCCACgggagggagagacagagaggttaGTGCTATACTAtttgttagaaaaatatcactcgtcaccggcttgagttTCAAaacaggatacatgtatttattatccttgcacgaatggaagtagtcatcgcACACAGAGCATTTGGTACAACTAGTTCccagaacagtgtccttcagattctgatatacaagagagggtgttacagtcacaagatgcagaataccggttcaaagcagtattctATGCTTAGTTCAGATCagtcatatgtctatctccatagaggctgaatcatcatgttaatcgttgtcacatatcatatgcctaaaacagtgtgtcctgatgctcttctaggtaatcatacatcctgttaCGTACACGGCTACGTAGGGCCtccccatctgcgaggctccactagcacccgcagCCCCAAACGCGGCGCACCTGCAATGTGacagcccgtccacacggcggcgtgcgttgaagcttcaacgcttctgcccattcactttgaatggggcgacgtcacgctttgccgaactgcattgtgggagcgttgCTTTgctttgctcgcttcaaaagttgagcagtgttcaacttttgaagcttcgacggaagcgtcagccaatcaaatcatatgccagtacaagctctagccaatcaaaccgcgtgcttgtgtgtccggggcgggagattcatgtgattggttgttggtcgagtttcagacacgcccgccggcaagcttcaacgcacgccgccacgTGGACTCTGTGGAAGCGCGCCagagtttcgccgctgcgaggctgcactagcaccccccccccccaccaatgggtccatttgggtatgggcacgtcactgtacccaggaagaaaacaatggaaaaagagaaatccccaacgaggcgttttggggcagcacagacaggtcttttctgtgttagagttttactcgctacagggtgtactttgagggtttgtgactctgcagactgtttacattcagaaaaaccttcataacacaaggggacgggtaataaccagaaaagcatgacatgggacctttaatacccAAATGCACTGTCCTGATGTTGTCAAACTCCAATCTAAGGAACACTTGGTGTTTAAAGGGTACATCTAAATTAATCATCAAAACGGTTAATGGTTTTCAGTTTTACTTTTGCATTTTCTAACCCTTCTCCTTCTTCCTCCCCAGTTAAAGACCCAGAAGGGGTTATGATTCGATATAACAAGATCCTTACCACCTACCAGCGGGTGAGGAGCATGTCCAGAGCCTTCCAGGTCCACGGAGTGGACAGGAACACCATGGCCTCCACCTCCCCCATCGCAGAGCTGCTGCTGGTGGCTCCAGAGAAGGTCTGATGACCTGTTCCTGTTTATGTTACTATGTGTATGCACTCACTAGAAACAAAGTCCATCACCTTTTATTATGCTAACAACCTACAATAACAACATAATGTCTGCCGTTTAATCCATAGTGTACATTGTATTACATTTCTGTCTGCTTTTGAGGCATTTTAGGCTTTTATTAGATAACAGGGCTGTCATTAACTCAGGTTTTCATCAGTTATTTAATTTCTGATAGTTGCTAAAGAAAATTACCCCAATGTGTACTCTCAAAAAAGACTTTGTTAGTTTGTAAGACTGTCTGTGATCAAATTAGAAATGGTAAaaatgcaatacaaatatttgtcaGCATCTTGTGACCACATTGTATCAAAGCAACCCAGAATAACcgtagcagaagaagaagaagagttaaACCTGTAGCCAGATTGAAGCGAACTGATTAAAATGTGCGCAAAATAAAGCCACACTTGTGATGTTCCTGCAGGTGGCGGAGGTCGGGGAGTTTGAGGCTTCAAAGGAGAAGCTTTTGGATTACGCACGGCGGTGCTACAAGACCATGGACGAGCAGACGCATGTGAAGGTCCAGGCCATGAAGAAGACTCACAAGCTGCTGCCCATCTCCTACAGGTTCAGAAACTGAGGGGCAGGAGGAGGGACGCTGCAGGAGGCAGGGGGGTTCTACACTAACTTTACATTTAGATTTTTCATTGCCTTAAAAAGATACAAGACATGTGAGAATGTCAAGATAGATGCCAAGGtacaatattatttatttaaaaaacctGCTTGATTTATCGTTTGCCTTAATCCAGGAATTAAGTGAAGGTGGACATTTACAGGAAGACAAAGTATAGTGTGAATTATCATGTCCTTTTCATTGCCAAGCATTATTTGAAATGCTGTTTATATATCAGAGTTATCAGAGTAAAAGATTATTTACAGAACCAAAAggattgtttatttaaatgatgGCATTCATCTTTTGTTTGTATCAAAAGAGATAAACATGTATTTGCTTTAATTTATTGATTTATTCTTTGtaaaaaaaagtacatttaaaatgtttaattgaaAAAGAACATTTGTTTGTTCATAATTGTCCTGCCTACGTTGTATACTTTATGATTTTGCCAGAAGGATCTGCTGATGTAGTATTTGTATTTAGAAAGTTTGAAATGTAGTGGAAGTAAATTCATTTAAATACATAATGGTTCTGGTTTATCTCTGTTTCACACTCGGAACACAATTCATGAAGAGTTTAAATTAACGTATCAGCATTTTTAGAGCAACATTCAAAGGAGAGTATAATAAATGATACCACCATTACTTAACGCTCATTATTTAAcaccaaaaatgtatttatatttaacTTTATATACTCTTGTCAATAACATCTTAACATATTGAATATGTATTACTGATCTGAGAAATTAAACGACACTGGTAGGTTTGGCTTCTTATTTATAAAAGTAATACTGGTGTGTAATATGAGTTTTAGTATGTAGGCCTACTCTATACAGTAACTGGCAGACTGCAGCGCCTTCCAGTGGAAGAAGGGAGTAATGCACAGGGGTAAATAAACTTCAACACACTGTATTTTTGTTCATTAATGATTGCAGTCAGAATTACTATTTAtggttgcattttttttttataagcttctaaacatttgttttttttgtttacagtATTTACAGCTTAAACTAGTGTTGCATGTCCTTCCATATTTCCAATACTATATTTTTTCCTGCAGTTACTTTGCCACTATTCGAGCATCAAACCAGGACCTGgtgtgttcatttttattttagacTGTTcacacatgaatgaaggtgcaattatttttttaattgcttGGACGTGTTAAATCCTTTCAGTTCTCCAGAGGTGCACAAGAGCCTAAATACATGCATTACGAAGAGAGAGGAGAGTGAATTAGAGAGCTGAAAATAATTGTGGGTTGAGATCTAGCTATAACAAAGCAGCTTGTACCCGTCTGCCTGAAAGTCATCATCTATAGGCTAGCAAATATTTAAATTGAACGCATTGTAGCCTTGGTTCAGATGAACAGCTTGGACCGTGGTGCAGAACACACCGTGCTTTACCTGCATGAAGTAGCCATGTTACCCATGTTGTTGGAGTTGAATTTCCTCTTCAACCATCCGGCAgtggggcttggactgggagctgtagggtcgccggttcaagtccccgaccagacctaaatatggagtgtggactgctacttggagaggtcccaattcacctcctgggccctgccgtggtgcccttgagcaaggctcCAATAATAAAATTGTCTTTTTAAAGActaaataatattaaaataataatatattattttctttttatcaCATCACCTTAAAACctaaagcaatgtatttatcCTTGAAATGTAATAGTTTGACCGTTTTCCTTCTTAATAAAGTTGATCATGGTATACATTCAATGATATAAGAATAACAATAATATAGTTATAACAATTAACAGTTAACAAACGCTTTATAAAATCTCCaaatagataaaaaatatagtcTAATACAGATTCATTGTAATTCAATCATATCTattatttgtcttttgtttgttttttgattGTTTCCTTGCATAAATCGAGATTGTTGATGAACAAAACGATGTAATCCATATTTCACCATGTGTTATTCAGCTGCTCAGAAAAGGCGGAGATGACCTCAATTTCCCAGCGTACTATGCGGCCAACAGGGAAATGGATGGGGGCGTAAACCAAAGTTACCCTTTAACCTTTCCAAACAGTCCAATCAGAGCGAGAGTTACCCAGGAAGTAGTACACTATCTTTTGACTGACAATGAGCGTTGACGAATAAGAGTACGGAAACGGCTTCAGCGGACCAATCACAGATGAGGTAGGCGGTGCTCCTATCCAACAGGGCATCGGAGGAGGAGGTGTTCCTGGTAGCCATCTTGGATGTGCGGAGTGATTGTTTAGcgagaagattttttttttatttagaaaaATAGCCTTTGTACTGAAACGTGGTAGATTTAACGGAGTTGGAAAACCGAGGAAAGAAATCGTAACTCGGGAAAATCCAGGTAAATTCGTCTCAGACTCAAAGATGATGCATTTATGTGCCTCCCCCTCCTTTCTCTCtttacctctctctcctctccaaaTTGTGTCTCCCACATCAGAAAGCTGCAGCCGGTTGGAAGCTGCAGCTCTTCATACTGACAACACATCACCAACTTGTGTGTTTGCGGTTATAAAAACAGAAAAAGCACAACTTCCTCT
This region includes:
- the LOC117455399 gene encoding LOW QUALITY PROTEIN: coiled-coil domain-containing protein 106-like (The sequence of the model RefSeq protein was modified relative to this genomic sequence to represent the inferred CDS: substituted 1 base at 1 genomic stop codon) codes for the protein MNPPTDRDETHPTEHYMPQPTSSGAGGLYLDSYEVSFPLEESIERPPAYHLNQGQPMMDGPVVHEPPHSQYSPFILISNLRAHLYVTLEKNTWLQKRIEDMEEERNFLRCQLDRFIINMRGPEVKEXLYSPTMTDWSADPQRGVKVQPASPPSPPSPMTTRSGMTLKRLPGAAPRPRRASAFPVKQEFHLDEDQFYTEDEFVEEEEEEEEEEDSSVEKGSKKKGRGRANGEPRMKMRRIFRITHGRERQRVKDPEGVMIRYNKILTTYQRVRSMSRAFQVHGVDRNTMASTSPIAELLLVAPEKVAEVGEFEASKEKLLDYARRCYKTMDEQTHVKVQAMKKTHKLLPISYRFRN